From the genome of Loxodonta africana isolate mLoxAfr1 chromosome 4, mLoxAfr1.hap2, whole genome shotgun sequence:
gcaagcataaactaatataataacttatagatggctcagagacaacagtcaatatcaagtcacataaagaaacagaccatgatcacctcaacaagctctcaaaacaaagaatccagggatcttctagatgaaagagcattccaggagttaccagaggcagaatataaaagtttaatatatagaaaccttcaagacatcaggaaggaaataagacaataagcagagcaagccaaggaacacacagacaaagcaactgaagaaattagaaagattattcaggaacataatgaaaaatttaataagctggaaaaatccatagacagacagcaatcagaaattcagaagattaacaataaaattacagaattagacaactcaatagaaagtcagaggagcagaattgagcaagtagaagccagaatttctgaacttgaagataaatcacttggcactaatatatttgaagaaaaatcagataaaagaattttaaaaaatgaagaaaacttaagaatcatgtgagactctatcaagagaaataacctacgagtgattagactaccagaacaaggagggataacagaaaatacatagagtattgttgaagatttgtgggcagaaaacttccctgatatcgtgaaagatgagaagatatctatccaagatgctcattgaaccctacataaggtagatgttaaaagaaagtcaccaagacatattataatcaagcttgcagaaaccaaagatagagaattttaagagcagctagggataaacgaaaagccacctacaaaggagagccaataagaaaaagcgcggactactcggcagaaaccatgcaggcaagaaagcgatggaatgacttatttaaaaaactgaaggaaaaagattgccagccaagaatcatatatccatcaaaactgtctcttaaatatgaaggtgaaattaggacatttccagataaataaaagtttagggaattcgtaaaaatcaaaccaaaactacaagaaatactaaagggagttctttggttagaaaatcaataatatcaggtatcaacccaagactagaacactagacaGTGCactcagaagtcaacccagacagggaaatccaaaaacacaaagcaagattaaaaaaaaaaaaaaaaaaactcaaaacagggtaacagcaacgttattatataaaagaagacaacattaaaacaataaagagggactaggaaatACAATCAcagacctttcatatggagaggaagatatgacaatacaaagaaattaaagtcaggtttaaatttagaaaaataggggtaaatattaaggtaaccacaaaggagatgaactatcctattcatcaaaataaaatacaagaaaaaaatagagactcagcagaaacaaaatcagcaacgaatatgaagaaaggacaatatataaggataatctacttagcacataaaattaagttggaaaaagaaactgtcaacaacacacaaaaaaagacatcaaaataatagcacgaaattcatacctatccgtaattacgctgaatggaaatggactaaatgcaccaataaagagacagagggtggcagaatggattaaaaaacatgatccatctacaggttgcctacaaaagacacaccttagacttagagacacaaacaaactaaaactcgaaggatggaaaaaaatataccaagcaaacaacaatcaaaaaagagcaggagtggcaatattaatttctgacaaaatagaatttaaagttaaatccatcagaaaggataaggaaggacactatataatgattaaagggacaatataccaagaagatataaccatattaaatacttatgtgctcaatgacagggctgcaagatacataaaacaaactctatctgcattgaaaagtgagatagacagctccacaataatagtaggagacttcaacacaccactttcggtgaaggacaggagatccagaaagaagctcaataaagacacagaagatctaaatgccacaatcagccaacttgacctcgtagacatacacagaacactccacccaagagcagccaagtatactttcttctctagtgcacatgcaacattctctagaatagaccacatattaggtcataaagcaagccttaaataaaaaaaaaaaaaattctaaaaaaaaaaaagccttagcagaatccaaaacattgaaatattacaaagcatcttctctgaccataaggccgtaaaagtagaaatcaataacagaaaaatcagggaaaagaaatcaaccacttggaaactgaacaatatcctgctcaaaacaaaacaaaacaaaacaaaacaggattatactagacattaaggatggaataaagaaattcgtagagtccaatgagagtgaaaacacttcctatcagaacctttgggacacagcaaaagcagtgttcagaggtcaatttatatcattatatcaataaatgcacacatccaaaaagaagaaagggccaaaatcaaagaattatccctacaacttgaacaaatagaaagagagcaacaacaacaaaaaaaaaccctcaggcaccagaagaaaacaaataataaaaattagagctgaactaaatgaaatagaaaacagaaaaacaattgaaagaattaacaagaccaaaagctggttctttgaaaaaatcaacaaaattgataaaccattggcgaaagtgacaaaagaaaaacaggagaggaaggaaataacccgaataagaaatgagatgggcgatatcacagcagactcaactaaaattaaaagaatcatagcttactgtgaaaaattgtactctaacaaatttgaaaacctagaagaaatggatgaattcccagaaacacactacctacctaaactaacacaaacacaaacacaaacagaggtagaacaactaaatagacccacaacaaaaaaagagatggaaaaggtaatcaaaaaactcccaacaaaaaaaaaaccctggcctggacagcttcactgcagagttctaccaaactttcagagaaaacttaacaccactactactaaaggtatttcagagcatagaaagggagaaagactcccaaactaattctatgaagccagcatatccctgataccaaaaccaggtaaagacaccacaaaaaaagaaaattatagacctatatccctcatgaacttagatgcaaaaatcctcaacaaaattctagccaatagaattcagtaacatttcaaaaaaataattcaccatgaccaagtgggatttataccaggcatgcagggatggttcaacaacagaaaaaccagtaatgtaatccatcacataaacaaaacaaaagacaagaatcacatgattttatcaattgatgcagaaaaagcatttgacgaagttcaacactcattcatggtaaaaactctcagcaaaataggaatagaaggaaaatttctcaacataataaagggcatttatacaaaagcaacggccaacatcaccctaaatggagagagcctgaaaacattcccactgagatcaggaacctgacaaggatgctctttatcaccactcttattcaacattgtgctggaagtcccagccagagcaattaggctagataaagaaataaagggcatccagattggcaaggaagaagtaaaagtgtctctgtttgcagatgacatgatcttatacacagaaaaccttaaggaatcctccagaaaactacagaaactaatagaagagttcagcagagtactgggatacaagacagacatacaaaaatcagttggattcctctacaccaacaaaaaagaacatgggaggggaaatcaccaaatcaatgccatttacagtagcccccaagaagataaaatacttaggaataaatcttaccagagatgtaaaagacttatacaaagaaagctacagtacacttctgcaagaaaccaaaagagacttacataagtggaagaacataccttgctcatggataggaagacttaacattataaaaatgtctattctaccaaaagcaatctatacatttaattgaattccaatccaaatcccaaggacattctttaaagagatggagaaacaaatcaccaatttcatatggaagggaaagaggccccagataaataaggcattactgaaaaagaagaacaaagtgagaggccttactttgcctgattttagaacctattatacctccacagtagtcaaaacagcctggtactggtacaacaacagatacatggaccaatggaacagaattgagaatacaaacataaatccatccacatacgagcagttgatatttgacaaagtccacaaaacagttaaatggggaaaagacagtctttttaacaaatggtgctggcataactggatatccatctgcaaagaaatgaaacaaggcccatacctcactccatgcacaaaaactaactcaaaatggatcaaagacctaaatgtaaaagataaagatcatggaagaaaaaatagggacaacgttaggagccctaatacatggcataaactgtatagagaacattataaagaatgtagaggaaaaactagtaactgggagctcctaaaaatcaaacacttatgctcatccgaacacttcaccaaaagagtaaaaagactacctacagactgggaaaaagtttttagctatgacatttctgatcagcacctgatctctaaaatctacatgatactgcaaaaattcaactgcaaaaagacaaataacccaattaaaaaacgggcagaagatatgaatagtcacttcactaaagaagacactcgggtagctaacagatacatgaggaaatgttcacgatcattggctattagagaaatgcagatcaaaactacaaggagagtttatctcactccaacaaggctggcattaatccaaaaaacagaaaataataaatgttggagaggctgtggagagattggaacacttctgcactgctggtgggaatgtcaaatggtacaaccactttggaaatcgatttcgagcttccttttaaaaagttagaaatagaactactatacgatcaagcagtccactccttggaatatatcctagagaaataagagcctttatacgaacagatatatgcacacccatgtttattgcagcactgtttacaatagcgaaaacatggaagcaaccaaggtgcccatcaacagatgaatggataaattgtggtatattcgcacaatggaatactacgcattgataaagaacagtgaggaatctgtgaaacattttataacatggaggaacctgggaggcattatgctaagtgaaattacccaaaaccagtgccgttgagtcgattccgactcatagcgaccctacaggacagatcaattgcaaaaggacaaatattgtataagaccactattataagaacttgagaaatagtttaaactgaggagaaaacattcttttgtggttatgagggggggagggaaggagggtgggagaggggtattcactaattagacagtagataagaactactttaggtgaagggaaagacagcacacaatacaggggaggtcagcacaattggactaaaccaaaagcaaagaagtttcctgaataaactgaatgctttgaaggccagcgtagcaggggcaggggtctggggaccatggtctcaggggacatgtaagtcaattggcataataaaatctattaacaaaacattctgcatcccactttgaagactggcgtctggggtcttgaatgctagcaagcagccatctaagatgcatcaattggtctcaacccacctggatcaaaggagaatgaagaacatcaaggacacaaggtgattacgagcccaagagacagaaagggccacatgaaccagagactacatcatccagagaccagaagaactagatggtgtctggctacaatccatgactgccctgtcacggaacacaacagagaacccctgagggagcaggagagcagtgggatgcagaccccaaattctcataaaaagaccagacttaatgttctgactgagactagaaggaccctggtcgtcgtggcccccagaccttctgttggtccaggacaggaaccgttcccaaagccaactcttcagacatgcattggactggacaatgggttggagagggatgctggtgaggagtgagcttcttggatcaggtgggcacttgagactatgttggcatctcctccctggaggggagatgagaaggtagagggggttagaagctggcgaaatggacacaaaaagagagagtggagggagggagtgggctgtctcacggcgggggggagagcaactaggagtatgcagcaaggtgtgtataagtttttgtgtgggagactgacttgatttgtgaactttcacttaaaaaaaaaagcagaataaaaactaaaaaaaaaagttaggcttTCCCCCTGGAGAGTTGGGGAGCTGAAAGGCTTCCCATCATCAGCAAGCGCTACCTGACTTCAGAGCGGCTCTGTGTCCAGTGTGGGCTGTTTTAGCCTTTAGTTCCACCAACTGGGAGGCCAGTGGTAGAAGCtgagggagggcaggagggaaaatagttttggttcaagattATTCAGGTCTTGACTGGTTTCTGCACAAAGGACTCCAAGGAACCTGTATTGTAGATTTGGAGCAGGGTCTCACCTCTAACTCCAAAGGTTGCAGGTAAGTTGTTGCCCGCAGAAGGTGAAGACATGATTGAGGGATAGAAGTCaaagtaagtgtgtgtgtgtacatgtgtgcatgtgtacgtgtgtgcatgtgtatgtgtgtgtatagttcAGTAACCCGTGCTGCCTCAACCTTtgtttaaaattacttttaataAAGGAAACCCCTCCCCAAATTGCCTCCTTTTGAAAACAAAGATTGACTTAGAAATAACAAGGGCTGCATTTTATTTGAGCAAGTGCAATCTAGTATAACAAAGCACAAGGTTAGTTTTCTCCTTTTATTCGTTATTTTCCATTCCTTGTGGAATTCTGCGTGAGTGGTGAGCACTGCAAAGAGAACTGCCCTGAAAAGAAATCTCTTAAATGTCATTATAAATAAGCTGCCATACAGTACCCCACAGCATAGTAGATCTGTAAGGAACAAACAATTTGCATTCAAAATGCTTTGTGTTACCCATACATTAAAATTCTAAAAGGTATAAATATGAAATGTACATATGAGAAAATAGATTTatatagaaaagaacatcatacatactataaaaattaaaatataccatgctcGAGTAGCTCAGAATAGGTCTGTACTACAGTATGATCTTAGAAAAGATTAAGCACGTTTAAGTTTCTGGAAAACATGGTAGATGAGAAAACAGTATCAAAGTCACTATGTCACGGCTGTCAACTGAGTTGGCGCCAACtgagcagcaactaacaacggcaGTCAGCTGGCCTCACGCAGATCCCGAACACCTCATTGTTTGGGGCCACGGACTGGACAAAGCGTGTTGGTTTAACGAGTCATTGCTGTATTTTTACATGGTGTTCTTCAGGCATACAGGACACAACACGTACCAAACATAAGAGAAtgtgaagaaaactgaaaagtATGGCTGAGCAAAGAAAGAGGGAGGCATCAGCCTGTCAGACAGTTGCCATCCACCCAAGATACGATGCTAAATGTCCTCCTTATAGGCAAGCGTAGCGCTCAGACACATTTAAATACAGAGcagttcatttcttttattttcccaCCTTTATAATTTAGCATCGTGAGGCACCTGGTTAAATATGACAAGCTAGTGTAATTCCATGATCTAGAATCAGTCATTTCTATACCCAACAGCCCAGATCCTGACACTTTCAGCATAAAATAGGCACAAAGGCAGCGACAGCTCTAGGTTCTGGGCAGCGCTGACGGAGAGGAAGTACAACGCTCATGTAAGACTTTCACCTTACTGCTTTCCTCTGTTCGGTAGGGGCCTGCAGGTAATACCTGTTGAAAGACTGAACGGAGCAGTATCAAATCATGCTATTTCGGTAGCAAAAGCTTAGGTTCCAGggacaaattaaaaaaaccaaacctcttgctgcggagtcaattccgactgatagcgaccctacaggacagagtagaactgccccatagagtttccaaggagtgtctagtggattcgaactgctgaccttttggttagcagccatagcacttaaccactgttccaccagggtttccagggacaaATTAGATGAGCAAAAATAAGGGTTCCTGTGCATCTCTGGGATCCCCATGAcggtgcaaacagctaatgtgctcagctgctaaggaaGAGGTCAGTGGctggagtccacccagtggtgcctcagaagaaaggcctggcaatctgctttgaaaagttagccactgaaagccctatggagcagagttttactctgacacacatcaggtcaccatgagttggaactgactcaatggcaactggttactggtgcACCTTTGAGAGCTTGGTTCAATCAACTCTTTCACAAACCTTTCCTAACTTCCTACGGAATCTATGTGCTTGCTCATCACCCCGACGGCAGACATTGTCAGTTGCTTACACTAAATTCTTCCTTGCTAATAGGACCCAATTTTATTCAACATTTGAGTGGCCCTGTGCTTCACAGAAGCCTGGAGCCCTGGGACTGAATCTTCGTTACTGACCCAAAGGTTTTAATTGCATTCTCCTTGCCAGCGACTGGTCAAGGAATAGGATAATGACGAAAATCTGGCTAGGGAGACGAGAGCGAGAAGCTGCTGGTGACGGGCTTTCGTGTCACTGTTAAGACACTACATTAAGCAACCCTGGGACTTTCCACCTCTGGACTTGTTTGGTAAGATAATAAAATGTCCTTATCGTTAAACCCATTGAGGGTGGAGAGATTTCTGTTACTTGTAGTCCCAAGTAATCTGATGCAATCCCCTTATGCTGAAATAATATAACCTATTTTATatagcacatacacacacactatttAAAAACTCTTGTATGAGCACCAATTCTCGCTCCCCCACCACTTCACGCTCCCGGAGAGTATGTTACATGCTGTCTGGAACACCATCCCCCCCCCAGCACTATCAATCACTTCAAGTCCCAGGTTGAGGTTCACCTCCTACAAGGTCACTTTCTTACATTAGTCCCTGGCTACATCTTTTACTAACACTAGCACAGAGTATTTACTGCCTCTAATTTTTGCCACCTTGTTCTGCCGATGTGTATGTCTCCCTGTCAGTGACTACCACTCtgagcacacagtaggcacttaatTTACAGACTGAATGAACAAGCGAATGAATGTGTGCCAAGTactgttttccttcatctgaaaCTTGGggtttcctttcctctttttcgtcCTTGTCTTCTTTCCTCATCTTACTTCTCTGTAGATGAAAAGACAAAAATTGAGATAAAAGAAATTCAGAGCACAGACCCTAAGTATttctaaagaaagcaaaagtggCGTGCCCTGTCTTCTGGGGGTTACAGATTCTTGAGAGAACTATGATGACATGGGGAGCAGCAGCTGGATGCAATACCAATAGTCCCCTGTCTTTACACCTCCTTCTGACATGTTCAGaagacttggtggtgcagtgggtaagtgctcagctgctacgtGGAAGGTCAgggctttgaacccaccagcagctccacagaagaaggatgcagcagtctgcttctgtaaagattacagccctggaaaccctatggggcagttctattctgacctacagggtcactatcagtcggaccAGACAATGGTAACGAGTTACTAGTTCCACTATTGAGACTGGTAGGCTAGAGGGACACCCTTAACGAATCACTAGCTACAGTAGAAAATATAGCAGGGTCTTGCACACAATAGGCATTCAGTAAAGGTTTCCTgagtgaggaagagaaaacagCATCATATGGTTAAGGTTCTGGGCTGACACCTTGAAGCTGTTTATTATGATCAAAACAGGATGCAGTGTGGACACCAGTAGCAATGCCTCTGTCCTGGTGTAATGAACTTCTCTGAATGTGCTAACGCACAAACATTTCATCTAATGTGGACTTCAAGCTGTTTGGAAATGCAAAGTGAAATCTTGGGTGGTGGTTTTTACTTTAAAACTACTGGCAGTTGTTACCTAAAACTCAGAACAGAGGACCATCGGCAGGGGATCTCCAGACCATCTGTAGAAAGGCCTCATCCTTAACACACAGCTGCGTCTCTGCTAACCACAGTGGTCTTCCACCTGACAAACTCTGTCAGTACTCTGCTGAGACAGCCAAGATCGTGACCCCGTGTGCAAACTGGCTCTTACCCTGAAGGTATGGAAGTACAATTCTAATAAGCTTTGGAGTCATTCCTGATATCAAAAAGTTAGTATACGTTTCATTAGGTAATATCAAACCGACACTAGGAACTTCTCCAAGTCCTTTTATCTTACACAACAGAGTAAAAACTGTAGTAAATGTTCAGATATTTAAAGGAGAACGAAACACTACAAAATGCAACCAACATGGTTCTATTAAAAACTCTCTTCAACTTTGGCTTTCAAGGACAGcaatacaatattttttttacaAAGCAACTAATATAAAAATCTGCAAATGCCATAAATTTGTTTTTAGGCTATTATTCTCATATAGGCATGCCATTAGATAtactttcttttcattctttcctgaggtatttggtttttttttttttttgtgatttacttttatTGTACTGCTGGATGCATTATCTTTGATCATCCTTCCCTAAAACGATTTTTAAAGTCCTGCAAAAAATTTTATTGCATAGGACACTCACTATTCATGACACAGAGATTGGGAACTGCAAATACGTGGCACTGGAACAAGTCTTACAAATAGTGTGTTTTCAGAATTTgttacataaatttttttttttttttttacagtttgtctcttttaaaaaaattgaagttacAGCTAAGAGTGAACTAGGAATTTTAGGAATGTTAGAGATTAGAGAATAAGATGAATGATACAAATGAAAAAAGCCATCATTCTTGTCGGCTATATATTGTATTGCCTTCAAAAGCAACTGTACATTTGTAATCAGTTCATAGTTAAATAATTCTACTAATCTGTTTTGGGAGAGCAAATGTCTTTCAAGGTTTCAAGTTCCTCTATAAGCTTCTTGTTCTGAACTTCCAGCACTGCAACTCGACTCTCCAGACATTTTACATATTCTTTCTTTCTACGTCGACATTCTTTCGCAGCTTCCCTGAAAAAAAGCAGAAGCAGAAgggcaaagagaacattttgtgCGTGCTATTGGCAGACTGAAGTAAGCTCGGTAAATGTGATCATGGTTGCATTTCAAAATCTTCAAACAACATTCCCAACTCAATTCCACACACTAAGCCAAACAGGATTCTTAAGGCTCACAAGTGTCCCTTCCCCAGTCCATACGGCAATTAGAAGAATTACTGCATGTCCTGCCTTGATTAGAGTTCACAGTAAACAAGGTCCAAGCCAAGGCCAGTTACTCTGCTTTATGGCAATAGAGATCTTTGAGGGCCTTGAGTTCCTCAATGAGAGTCTTGTTTTGGTTTTCAAGCACAGCCACACGATTTTCAAGACATTTGAcatattctttcttcttcctgcGACACTCCCGGGCAGCTTCCCTGGAACCAACACAAGGCAAATGACTACAGGAACCAACCACCCAGCACAATCCAGAGTGGCTCAATGAACTTCTGCCCCCCAAACTCAACAGCCAGTCAATTGTAGGTGAGGTCTGTACAAAGCCATTCAACAAACGTAACCAAGCACGTGCCTTTTTGTAAGACAACAGGAGCAACTTGACAGCATAATCAGTTTGCCCAGCATTCATCTCGAGTGGTGTTTTCTTAGGGCACCTGCTCCATGGTAACAATGGCCAGATCAATGACTTGTTTTCAGTAATCCAAACAATGGTACCACATTCCCAGATGACACAGCTACAAAAACATCTACAGATCCTTCCACTTCTCTTTCATTGTCTACCAAAACCACATATTCTGTGGCAATGAGTTCAACTTTATTTGGTGAAAAAATTATGAGACGAGTTAATCTTCAGAAAGCTTA
Proteins encoded in this window:
- the CREM gene encoding cAMP-responsive element modulator isoform X25, with product MPTYQIRAPTTALPQGVVMAASPGSLHNPQQLAEEATRKRELRLMKNREAARECRRKKKEYVKCLENRVAVLENQNKTLIEELKALKDLYCHKAE